In Candidatus Omnitrophota bacterium, the sequence TGAAATAAGGCATTTCTAGGCTAAAATAAGCCTTATATAGGGCAAAATCAGCGATTTATACGCCAAATATAGGGAAAATGACGGTAAAATGACGCCTAAACAGGAACGATTTATCCAGGAATATCAAGTTTCAGGTAATGCAACCCAAGCGGCTATTGCTGCGGGATACTCGGAAAAATCCGGTAAATCCATCGGAACTGAATTATTGTCTAATCCCACCATTCGCGCTGAATTAGATCGCCTCCAAGCCGAACGCAACGCCAAACACGAACTCACATTGGAACGAATCTTGATTGGTCTTCTCAAGGAAGCAGAACTCCCGAAAAGTGAAGGCGGTACGCCGTCCGTTAGAGTCGCAGCATGGAGAGCTATCGCGGATATAGGCGGCTTTTCCGCACCCCAACGAATCGAACTAGATGTTACCCCGCTCGCCGCGCGCCTTGAGACCGCGCGCAAGCGCGTCGCCGCCTTAACTCCACCCGAAATCCCTCCCTCGAACGATGAGACGGACAAGGAAATCCCAAAAGAAAATAGGGAAAAGAACGCAGGCTGAACGTATGAGACAGCAGAATTTTACGAGCCTGAGCCGTTGCCGGAACGCCGGGAGATGGACGGCGATGATGAATTGAGCCCATCCGCGACGGCTGCGATGTTGCGGAAAGTGGTTTAATCCCGCCGGATTCATCATAACAGCAACCTGGACAGGCGTAATTTGACGGAATTGCCTAGGATTTCGCCCCCCTATCCCATCTTGACGCCATTATTCGCCCTCTGCTGCGCCTTCGCCGTAATTGTCTGCAATCTCATAAATCTCTTCTTGCATCGCTTTTTCAACCATGACTGCTTTTTGCCATTTGTCCGCGTCTCGATACCGCAAAACGGCGTCACGTATCATCTGCGCGAGGAACGCAGGTTCTACCGCGTCAAGCTCCCAGCAACTACCGCCGAACTGCTCAATGTATCCAGCCGCCCGCGTGTCTGTTTCTTTGGTCGGGTTCGGCGGTAAATGCAGCGCCTCGACTTGTTCATGGTTCAACGCCAGGCGTTCTAATGTTATGTCCTGCTCTGCAAACATGCTTAACCGTTTCTGTACGTCGCGGGTCATGTCTATGCCGCTCGGATCGTGATCGCCCAAATAAAGAACGACTATTTTCTTGCCCAGCCTTCGCGCCTGATCGCCCAGCATGTTTCCATATTCGCGTAGTACGCTCAACGACGGATAGCCCTTATTGGCTGTAAAGCTGATGTCTAGTTCCTCACAGACAGGGATTAACACGCCTTCCAGAGCCTGTTTCTCAACCATGACTGAAATATGGTACGGTTGGTCGATCCACTTATTCCGGGCGAATTGTTCGGCGACAACATATAGGACTTCGGCGGGGCTATCCCAATGCGCATTTTGAACGGTCGAACGCCCCCGGTCTTTTATCATATCCCAGTCAATAAGTCCGGCCATTCGCGCATTACCGATTAACGTTCCTAGGCGGTTATACGATTTCTGGAAATTGGGGATAATATTGCGCGTCACCATCTGATAGTAAAGTTGACGCAAAGACAGGTCATAGCCCTGCTGCTCGTATTCGTCCAGGATGACGTTCACTTGCTCGATGGTCGCAGCGCTTGCGCGGTTGAATCGCTTATTGATATACGCCTGCCTAACCATCACGCTACCGCCTTTGAACCGATGGACGCCGCTGCCGGTTCAACCGGTTCAACATCGAACCATAACCGGCAATCATGGCAAAAAATGGACGAACCAGCGGGAACATGGCAAAGGACGCGCTTACAAGCCGGACAGATCGCCGCGATTAATTCGCGCTCTTGGATGGGTTCTTTGGTTTCGTTCATGGCCATAAAGTTTCCTACTCGAAATTCGCATGATGAATCGCCGACAAGCGAATATTTTCTCTGAACGCGGTTTCCATCGGATTCTTGAAAATCTTGCGTCCCAGGGCAAGGAAACGGCTTTCCCATACGTCAGCCGTCGTCGTTTAAAATAAATTTTCTCCGCCCTTGGTTTGCATCGTCCTGGAAATATTTTTTTATTTCTCCGC encodes:
- a CDS encoding terminase small subunit, producing MTPKQERFIQEYQVSGNATQAAIAAGYSEKSGKSIGTELLSNPTIRAELDRLQAERNAKHELTLERILIGLLKEAELPKSEGGTPSVRVAAWRAIADIGGFSAPQRIELDVTPLAARLETARKRVAALTPPEIPPSNDETDKEIPKENREKNAG